A stretch of DNA from Oryza brachyantha chromosome 9, ObraRS2, whole genome shotgun sequence:
TTCTTCGCCTCTGCCTCCTCGTCAAGCGTCGAGCTGTGCTGTCTCTGGAAGTGATCCCATCGGTGATTCCCGAACTCGCCGCCTGCCGCTTTCAGCAAATTGTATATCTTCACCCGTGGACTCTGCAAGAACGATCAATCGATCGAACGTATGCAACAAATCATCGAACGTATGCATCAAATCCGAACAATTTCATGCGTGGCTTACCAATCGGAAGTAGAGACCAATTGGTTTCTTGATCCAAGCAACATCACACGGGGTTTCGCCCTTGTTGTTCGTCAAGTTCAGCTCCAGTCGGCGCCACTCCATGAGGAGGTTGAATATCCACAGGTTGCTGGCCTGCACGGCGAGGTGCAGCGCCGtgttgccgtcgtcgtcctgcaTGTTCATGACCGCCGGCTCGAGCTTCCCCAGCTTGCAGGCGTACGCGACGACGGACTGGCAgccctcggcgacggcgacgtggagGAAGCTCCGGCCGCGGGCGTCGCGCAGCCCGGCGCAGCGCGCCGCCGGGTTTCGATCTTTGCGCCTGTCGAGCTGGAGCAGGACTTTGACAGCCTTGACTTGGCCGTCGACGGCCGCGACATGGATCGGGAACGAGCCGTCGTGGTCCGGCCGGTACGCCGCCGAGGGGTCGTCGCGGAGCAGCAAGCTGATGACGTCGTGGTAGCCCCACGAGGCCGCCACGTGGAGAGGCGTGCTCCCTTTGGATCGGTCCGCTTGCTTGATCAGATCTTTGTTCCAATCTAGGATCATCTCCGTCATCtctgcattttatttttttgtgaattaattattttttgtattttttatattatttgttaaTATACTACGTATAGCTCAAACTGGcatgtatttgtttttcagGTAATATATAAGCTTCTTATTTTCCTATATTATATGCTTTTCCTAAATTATATTGGTATGGATGAATTACAAAttacatttaactttttatatttagaacACATTTCTTTCTGTTTTAAAAATTGCACTTTGTACCGTATTTTATTTTCGAAGTTTCGGCTTGTACCTAGCCTTTACTCATCCTTCTCACTTTGGATGGCATAATTTTAAGTATCTCACTTTTGTATGTAAAGTATACTAAAAATCATTAAGTAATGCGCTTGATAAGACAGTGAATTAAGGGTGGTCCAAAGCACaacaaaagttaattttttagataatacaACAAAAGTTAATATTATCTACTCTAAAGTGAAAAAGGTGAAAACATTAATTGCTTAAATGATGGGCCACAAATTAAAGATAACCCAAAGTACAA
This window harbors:
- the LOC102713662 gene encoding protein ACCELERATED CELL DEATH 6-like, giving the protein MILDWNKDLIKQADRSKGSTPLHVAASWGYHDVISLLLRDDPSAAYRPDHDGSFPIHVAAVDGQVKAVKVLLQLDRRKDRNPAARCAGLRDARGRSFLHVAVAEGCQSVVAYACKLGKLEPAVMNMQDDDGNTALHLAVQASNLWIFNLLMEWRRLELNLTNNKGETPCDVAWIKKPIGLYFRLSPRVKIYNLLKAAGGEFGNHRWDHFQRQHSSTLDEEAEAKKLSESTQTIGIGSVLIATVAFAAAFAPPGDYGDDGAPNLAKHYAFGVFIIADTLAFICAGLSIISLMYAGVAAVDLHTRMSSFVFSAVFMASSARSLGVAFAFGIYVMLAPVARTTAIAACVVTGLALVDVAFFVWVVATGEVMLLKRLGVLRAWWRLPSAILGILLMQFWPYIVIVVVVLYSKMKGVH